The segment GATGTACCACATGCATCTTTGCCTGTGGGAGTATTGTTTAAGCACTTTTATTGCGCTAAGAAAAGTGTAGTATTCAAACTGAAAAGCTCCTGAGAGAAGTGCATCTGAATAAGGAGCCTTAAATAAATGAATCTGGTGTGCTAACATACGTTGACCTTTCCTGATTTATAGACTACATTCGGATGGAGTGAAATCGACACAGCGAAAACTCACGGGACTGATCATAATGGCAGTCTTCCTGGCTTCGGGGTGTGACAGTCCCCCCGAAGTGACCATCGATATGCCGGCGGCTCAAGAGTCTGTAGCTGAGGTGGTGAGGATCGAATGTACCGCCACGGATGACGATTCGGTCACCCGGGTGGAATTGTGGGTTGATGGTGATTCTACAGGGCTGGCGGATGACGAGGAGCCGTTCACTTTTGCCTGGAATACTAAAGAATACACCGACCGGTCATCACACGCTCTTGTTGCCAGGGCTTACGACGTCGCCAACCAAGCGGGGGAAAGTGATACCGTTACGGTGACCGTGGACAACCGGCGCTCGTATCCTCAGCCTTTAGGAATTACTTCTACGGCATTCAGAAGCGGCAGATATACAATAGTTTGGGACCGTTCCCGCGATGCGGATTTTGCTTCCTATCGGGTGGAGAAGTCCAGCGAGCCGTCGATGACTGACTCAAGGGTGATCTTCACCTCGGAGAGAGTGTCTGATACATCCTACGTTGATCGAAAAATCGATCCGCTGCAGCCTCAGCACTACCGTGTGATAGTCATCGATACGTTAAGTTTTGAGAGCGAGGGGCCGATCCTGACTTCGCCCATCTATCCGCCTCCGAAAGCGATCGATATCATGTCTGTCACTTACGATTTTGAAAAGATGACCGTGGCTTGGAGCTCATCACCGGATGGCAACTTCCGTGACTATCAACTCCTCTATGCGGCCTCGCCCACCGGCAGTAAAAAATCTCTGGCACGGTATTCAGATAGAGCGGTATCAGAGCATGTTTTGGACGATTTTGATCCCACAAAGGAAAACTGGTTCTGGATCAGGAGCACCAACAGCTATGACCAGACGACAACGGGGAAAGGCGCCTCAAACGAAGTGGACAGCCCGCCGCCAAGAATTGACGTAAAGACGGTGAAGTATGACCTCAAAAAAATGGCGGTAACGTGGGACAAGTGTCAGGAGACTGACTTTGAATCCTATGAGCTTCTTTACGCCCAGGAAGAAACGGGTCCAAGGACTCTGTACGCTACTATTACCGATGCTGATGAAAACAGCTACCGGCTGACCGACTACGATCCAACTCACAAGAATTGGTTCTGGGTCCGGACGACCGACTACTGGGGTCAGACCTCAGTTGGCCGGGGGATAACTAATAAGGTCGATTCTCCTCCCCGGGAAATAGCCGTCAGATCTGTGAAGTATACCCTGGATGAGATGGTGGTGAAGTGGAAGCGCTCCAAAGATAAGGATTTTCAGAATTATGAGGTTCTCTATTCTGAAACGGAAGGAGGCGAAAGGGTATCGCTGGCGACGATTGCTAGCAGGAAGAAGACTTCCTACACACTCACAGAATTTGACCCGTCACACGAGAACTGGTTCTGGATTAATGTGGCTGACAGATGGGGACTGGAGTCGGTGGGTAAAGGTAAATCCAATAAGATTGACGCGCCGCCACAAACGGTGGATATCACTGCGGTGGAATACGATGACAACAGTATGACTATCAGTTGGGACCAATCCACAGAACCCGACTTCTTCTCTTATACACTGCTCTACTCAGAAATGGAAGACGGTCCCAGGCGATCACTGGTCACCAGCAGGGACAGCAGCAGGACTTCTTATGTTATGCGCGATTTTGATCCCACTCATGAAAACTGGTTCTGGGTTAAGGTTAGTGATAAATGGGGTCTTACGTCCACTGGCATGGGAAAATCGAACGAAGTCAATTTCCCTCCGGAGCCGCTGGATGTAACTTCCGTGAACTACGACCTGGAGAAGTTCGTTTTGAAGTGGGAGCGGTCCGCACACCCTGATTTTGTCTCTTATGATCTTCTCGTTTCGCACACGAGGCAAGGTCGTAAGCGGGTGATAGCCAGTTTCGCTGATCGGGAGATAACACTCTTTTCACTCGTCGGTCAAGGGAAGTTTGACCCCTCACGGGAAAGATGGTTCTGGATAAGGACCACGGATCATTGGGGTCAGGAGTCGTTTGGCAGGGGATATAAAGTGCTGGATGACAATCCTACCGAGCCGATCCTCGCTGAAGTAGTCTATCGCAACGATTCGTTCTATTTCACATGGACCAGGAATCCCGACGATGACTTCAAATCTTATACACTATATCAGTCATCACAGGCTGATATGAGCACTGAAGAAGAGATATTTTCCAGCTCCGTAAAGAGCGATACCACCTTTGTCCTGGAGGATGTGGGACCGTGGCACACAAAATACTATCGTCTCGAAGTGCAGGACGTCTGGGGACTGACCACTTCATCTGTTCCTGTTACAGGCGACTCCCACAGCTGGTTTGTCAAAACCTATGGCGGTACCGATCCAGAAAGAGGTCAATCCGTACAGCAGACAGAGGACGGCGGCTTCATTGTAACGGGACAGACCTACGCCTCAGACAAGAACGGTGATGTATGGCTGCTGAAGACTGATCCGAAGGGGCGTGAGGAATGGAGTCGAACATTCGGCGGTGAAGGGACAGATCACGGTTACTCTGTTCAGCAGACCGTGGACGGAGGTTATATCATCGCCGGTTTTACGGAAGCTTATCGTGAAAAGTGGAGTGATGTCTGGGTTATCAAGACCGATGAACACGGCAATCAGCAGTGGAACCGCACCTTTGGTGGTTTCAAGTGGGACAAGGCACATGCCATCCAGCAGACCAGAGATGGTGGATATATCATTCTAGGCTACACCTTTTCCTTTGGTAGCGGTGACTCGGATATCTGGCTCATCAAGACGGACAGGCAGGGCGATCGGGAGTGGAACAAGACCTTTGGCGGGTCGAACTGGGATTACGGTTATTCTGTCAATGAAACGGACGACGGAGGATATATTATCACTGGCTACACGGAATCGTTCGGTCGCGACTGGAGCGATATCTGGCTCATCAAGACTGATTCTCTGGGCAACGGAGAGTGGAACAGGATATTCGGTAACCGTGAATACGACTACGGTCATCTTGTGCAGCAAACTTTAGATGGGGGATATATTACAGTCGGTGTCACCCGTGCTTTTTACCCGGGATTTGAGGACGTCTGGCTCATCAAGACAGACCGGGAGGGGAGGGAAGAGTGGAATCGGACTTTCGGCGGCCGGAGCTGGGATAAATGTTATGCGGTTGATCAAACTTCAGATGGCGGTTTTGTTTTAACTGGTTCCACGCAGCTCATGGAAGACAGGGGGTCTGACGTCTGGCTTATAAAAACAGACAGTCAGGGAATCAGCCAGTGGAAGCGTCTGTTTGATGCCAGCGATAGTGATGATGTATATTCTGTTCATCAGACTACCGATGGAGGTTATGTGATTACGGGATTTACCGAATCCGCTGTTGAAGGTGCCAGTGACCTTTTGCTGATCAAGACCGATCCCGGTGGAAATGTACCGCCCGACGGTAAGTGACACATCTCAAAACAATTTAGAGACTAAATATAATTGTAACAATTGATCTGTAAATGGTCGGATGGACTTTATCAACCAACAATGGTTGACTTTACAGTCTTTCATGTTTAATTTTTTCGTTGCTGGGGGAGTTCAAAGTCCGTCAGGCAAAAGTAATCATCCTTAGAAAATACACAACAAGGAGGTGTCTCATGTTAAAACGAACTATCGTTTCGGCTGTTGCTGTGGTTTGGTTTGTTGGGATACATGCTCAGGATCAACCGATTGTTAACAGTGGAGGATATTCAAAAGTGTACCAAGGAAAAGAAGCCGCTTTTGTCAAAGATGTTTCCTCTCACGTCTCTGA is part of the Candidatus Neomarinimicrobiota bacterium genome and harbors:
- a CDS encoding fibronectin type III domain-containing protein is translated as MKSTQRKLTGLIIMAVFLASGCDSPPEVTIDMPAAQESVAEVVRIECTATDDDSVTRVELWVDGDSTGLADDEEPFTFAWNTKEYTDRSSHALVARAYDVANQAGESDTVTVTVDNRRSYPQPLGITSTAFRSGRYTIVWDRSRDADFASYRVEKSSEPSMTDSRVIFTSERVSDTSYVDRKIDPLQPQHYRVIVIDTLSFESEGPILTSPIYPPPKAIDIMSVTYDFEKMTVAWSSSPDGNFRDYQLLYAASPTGSKKSLARYSDRAVSEHVLDDFDPTKENWFWIRSTNSYDQTTTGKGASNEVDSPPPRIDVKTVKYDLKKMAVTWDKCQETDFESYELLYAQEETGPRTLYATITDADENSYRLTDYDPTHKNWFWVRTTDYWGQTSVGRGITNKVDSPPREIAVRSVKYTLDEMVVKWKRSKDKDFQNYEVLYSETEGGERVSLATIASRKKTSYTLTEFDPSHENWFWINVADRWGLESVGKGKSNKIDAPPQTVDITAVEYDDNSMTISWDQSTEPDFFSYTLLYSEMEDGPRRSLVTSRDSSRTSYVMRDFDPTHENWFWVKVSDKWGLTSTGMGKSNEVNFPPEPLDVTSVNYDLEKFVLKWERSAHPDFVSYDLLVSHTRQGRKRVIASFADREITLFSLVGQGKFDPSRERWFWIRTTDHWGQESFGRGYKVLDDNPTEPILAEVVYRNDSFYFTWTRNPDDDFKSYTLYQSSQADMSTEEEIFSSSVKSDTTFVLEDVGPWHTKYYRLEVQDVWGLTTSSVPVTGDSHSWFVKTYGGTDPERGQSVQQTEDGGFIVTGQTYASDKNGDVWLLKTDPKGREEWSRTFGGEGTDHGYSVQQTVDGGYIIAGFTEAYREKWSDVWVIKTDEHGNQQWNRTFGGFKWDKAHAIQQTRDGGYIILGYTFSFGSGDSDIWLIKTDRQGDREWNKTFGGSNWDYGYSVNETDDGGYIITGYTESFGRDWSDIWLIKTDSLGNGEWNRIFGNREYDYGHLVQQTLDGGYITVGVTRAFYPGFEDVWLIKTDREGREEWNRTFGGRSWDKCYAVDQTSDGGFVLTGSTQLMEDRGSDVWLIKTDSQGISQWKRLFDASDSDDVYSVHQTTDGGYVITGFTESAVEGASDLLLIKTDPGGNVPPDGK